TCCATCCCCCCAAATGATGCACTTTTGCAGCATCTTATCACGAACAGTTATCAGAATAAAAAGATAAATCCTTAAAAAAACTGGTGCTTGTTGAAAAAAAAATTTTGCTCGCCTAGATTCGGCGGAGAAGACGCATCCGCGGATTTGAGAAATTATGCACAAGCAACCGTCTTGTGTCCCCATAAACCATGTGAGGTGTGCATGCGTAAACGTACTGTTCTGGCTCTGGCCCTGGCCCTGATCCTTGGCTTCAGCACCGCCGCCCTGGCGGAACGTCCGCTGGTCCTGCGTCTCGGTCATCCCATGGCTCCCGGCAACAACGTCACCGTGGGCTATGAAAAATTCAAGCAGCTGGTGGAGGAAAAAAGCCATCGCAAGATCCGCATCCAGCTGTTCCCCAACTGCCAGCTGGGCAGTGACCGTGTGACCACCGAGGCCGCCCAGGCCGGTACCCTGGACCTTTCCTCCAGCTCCACCCCCAACCTGGCCAGCTTCTCCAAGGCGTACATGGCCATCGACCTGCCCTATGTGACCTCCCCGGCCCACCAGCAGGCCCTGTACAAGGCCCTGGACGAAGGCAGGCTGGGCGACGCCCTGCGCGAGGCTTCCCGCAAGATCGGCCTTGAGACCCTGATGTTCTCCGAATTCGGCTACCGCAACTTCGTGGCCGCCAGCAAGCCGCTGACAGACGCCGCGTCCCTGATGAACCTCAAGGTGCGTACCACCGACTCCCCCGTGGAAGTGGCCGTGGCCACCGAACTGGGCATGAACCCCGCCCCCATCGCCTGGGGCGAGACCTACACCGCCCTGCAGCAGGGCACCGTGGACGCCGAAGGCAACACCTTCTCCCTGCTCAACGACGCCAGGCACACCGAAGTGCTGAAGTACGCCGTCAACTCCGAGCACAACTACTCCATGCACGTCCTGCTGATGAACAAGAAGAAGTGGGACAGCCTGACCCCCGAACAGCAGGGGATCCTGCGCGAAGCCGCCAGGGAAGCCAGCGACTGGCAGCGCAAGGAAAGCGTGGCGCTGGAAGAAAAGGCCTGGCAGGCCTTCCGTGACCGCGGCATCACGATCCACATGCTGACCGATGCCGAGCGCGCCGAGCTCAAGGCCAGGACCCGCCCCGCCTACGAGGCCTTCGCCCGGGAAGTGCCGGCCGACATCCTGCAGCTTCTGGAAGAGACCCAGAAGTAAGCCTTTCAGCCGTTCCCTCCTGCGCGTGGACACAGGCCGCGCGCAGGACTCCTTTTGCGCTTACACCGAGGTTCGTCATGCGTGAAAATGTGCAAGGCAAAAGCGGGCTCTTCCCCTGGCTCAACGAAAATTTTGAAAAAATTTTCATGGTGACGGGCCTGCTCGCCATCATCCTGTTCATCACCTGGCAGGTCATCTACCGTTACATCATCACACAGTTCATCGAGCGCGCCGGCGCCGCTGTCTGGACCGAAGAGCTTTCCCGCTACATCTTCATCTGGATCTCCTATCTGGCCCTTTCCGCGGCCATCAGGAAGCGGTCCTCCATCCGTGTCGACATCCTTTATGACAGACTGCCGGAGCGCCTGCAGAACATCAGCTGGATCATCGTCGAGAGCCTGTTCCTCGTCCTGACCGGCGTCATCGCCTATTTCGGCTGGGGCCAGATCGAACGCCTGCTGACCTTCCCCCAGCACACCACGGCCCTGCGCATCCCCTTCCTGGTGCCGTACCTGGTCCTGCCCCTGGGCTTCGGGCTCATGTGCCTGCGCCTGCTGCAGCGCATCCAGGGCCAGGTGCGCGTCTGCGGCCCGCTGGACTCCCTGCTGGGCTTCGCCCTTGCCGCGGCCATCATCAGCCCCTGGTACCTGGCGGATTACCTTGAGCCGCTGCCGGTGCTGTTCGGCTATTTCGCCCTGCTCTGCGTCATCGGCGTGCCCATCGCCATCAGCCTGGGCCTGGCCACCCTGGCCACCATCATCTGTTCCCAGACACTGCCCATCGAATACATGGCCCAGGTCTGCTTCACGTCCATCGACAGCTTCCCCATCATGGCCATCCCCTTCTTCATCGCGGCCGGGGAATACATGGGCGCGGGCGGCCTGAGCAAACGCCTGCTGGACCTGGCCGACGAGATCGTGGGCGGCCTTTACGGCGGCATCGGCCTGACCGCCGTGGTGACCTGCATGTTCTTCGGCGCCATCTCCGGTTCCGGCCCCGCCACCGTGGCCGCCATCGGCGCCCTGACCATCCCGGCCATGATCGAGCGCGGTTACGACAGGTTCTTTGCCGCCGCCCTCGTGGCCGCCGCCGGCTGCGTGGGCGTCATGATCCCGCCCAGCAACCCTTTCGTGGTCTACGGCGTCTCCTCGCAGGTCTCCATCGGCGACCTGTTCATGGGCGGCATCGTCCCCGGCATCCTGACCGGCCTCGTGCTCATGCTCTACTGTTACTTCCACGCCAGAAAGCACGGCTGGCGCGGTGAGCAGAAGGAGCGCAACTGGCGCACCCTGGGCGGGGCCTTCTGGGAGGCCAAATGGGCCCTGGTGGTGCCGGTCATCGTGCTGGGCGGCATCTACGGCGGCATCATGACCCCCACCGAAGCCGCGGCCGTGGCCGCCTTCTACGGCCTCATCGTGGGCGTGTTCCTGTACCGCGAGATGGACTTCAAAAGCGTCTGCGCGTCCTGCGTGAGATCGTGCGAGACCTCGTCCGTCATCATCGTGCTCATGGCCATGGCCACCCTGTTCGGCAACATCATGACCATCGAAGACGTGCCCGGCACCATCGCCCGCTGGATGCTCGGCATCACCGAGAGCAGGATCATCATCCTGCTGCTCATCAATGTGCTGCTGCTCATCGTGGGCGTGTTCATGGAGGCCCTGGCCGCCATCGTCATCCTGACGCCCATCCTGCTGCCCGTGGTCACCGGTGTGGGCGTCTCGCCCCTGCACTTCGGCATCATCATGGTGGTCAACCTGGCCATCGGCTTCCTGACCCCGCCGGTGGGCGTCAACCTCTTTGTGGCCTCGGGCGTGGCACAGGCCCGGATCGAAAGGATCGCCGTGGCCGTGCTGCCCATGATCGCCCTGCTGCTCGCCGTGCTGGGCATCATCACCTATTGCCCGTCCGTGCCGCTGCTGCTGGTGCGTTGACGCTCCCGGGACCGGGCGGACAGGCATCCGGCCGCCCGCCGGGCAGGCTTCACGAAAGCGGAGGAACATCCGGTTCCTCCGCTTTTTTTTTGCCCGGCGGGCTTGTGATTTTTATCGCCACATCCGCCGCCATCCCGATGATGCATTTTTGCATTACCACGGGCTCCTTTCACGGCGGCATGGCAAAACAGGCTGCATATTTGCATCCGGGCTAACGATTCTGGTTAGTATTTTCTGGCGGCAGTGCGGGAAATTAGTATCCATCCTGCTGATTTATTTTGCAAAAACATCAAAATCCTTTTTCCTTGCACTTTTGCGACCCCGTCCCGGGCGATGCAGGATTGCACCCACTTTTTTGTAAATCCCTTATAAAATCCGCCAAATTTTCTTATAATTTATTGAATAATCAGGAAATTATTTTGGCACGTCTCCTGCAAAGGAAAGAAATCACATGGGCCGCTGTTCACCGGAGGATCTGCCGCCAACAGCACGAAGGCTCCTGTGCCCGCATCGATAACCCCTTCTTCCCGAAGGATCGCATGGAGACAGATATGAACGTTATCGACTTCCGCTTCCGGCCCAACACGCCGGAGATCATCAACGGCATCAAGAACAGCACCATGTTCAAGGCCGCCTGTGAGGTCATCGGCTTCGACCAGCGCAAGCCCCAGCCCCTGGACGAGATCGTGGCCGACCTCGACGCTATGGGCGTGGAACTGGGCGTCATCACCGGCCGCGACGCCGAGACCACCTACGGTTTCCCGGCCAACAACAACAGCGTGCTCGAATTCTGCCGCGCCTATCCCGATAAGTTCGTGGGCCTCTGGGGCATCGACCCCCACAAGAAGATGGCCGCCGTGCGCGAGATCGAGAAGGTCGTCCGGGAATACGGCATGAAGGGCATCGCCATCGACCCCTATCTGGCCCACATGCCCGCCAGCGATGCCCGCTTCTACCCCCTGTACACCAAGTGCTGCGAACTGGACGTGCCCGTCTTCATCACCATGGCTCCCCCGCCGTGCGTGCCCGGCGCCATCCTGGAATACGCCGACCCCCGCGACGTGGACAAGGTGGCCCGCGACTTCCCCGAGCTGACCCTCATCATGAGCCACGGCGGCTATCCCTTCGTGGATGCGGCCATCTACACCTGCCAGCGCAACGCCAACGTCTACATGGACATTTCCGAATACGAGCGCTCCCCCCAGGTGGAGACCTATGTGAAGGCCATGTGCACCACCATCAGCGACAAGGTGCTCTTTGCCAGCGCCCACCCCTTCATCGAGCTGCGTGACGCCCTGGACGCCTATGCCGCCTTCCCCTTCACCGACGAAGTGCGCGGCAAGATCATGTACGAAAACGCCCGCAAGGTCCTGAAACTGGCCTAGCAGCACCCCAAGGAGCAACGAGAATGAGCGATACTCCCAACAACGGACACTGCCAGCAGAACCTGCGCCGCGTGGTCATCTCCTCCCTCATCGGCGCGGTCATCGAATGGTATGACTTTTTCCTGTACGGTGTCGTGGCCGGCATCGTCTTCAACAAGATCTACTTCCCTGACTTCGACCCGACGGTGGGCACGGTCCTGGCCTTCGCCACCTTTGCCGTGGGTTTCGTGGCCCGTCCGCTTGGGGGTATCGTCTTCGGCCACTTCGGTGACAAGCTGGGCCGCAAGAAGATGCTGGTCCTGACCCTGGAGATCATGGGCGTGGCCACGGTAGGCATCGGCCTGGTGCCCTCCTATGAGACCATCGGCATCCTGGCTCCCATCCTGCTGGTCCTCTGCCGTCTGGCCCAGGGCATCGGCATCGGTGGTGAATGGGGCGGTGCCGTGCTCATGGCCTTCGAATCCGCGCCGCCCCACAAGCGCGCCTTCTACGGCAGCCTGCCCCAGGTGGGCCTGGCCCTGGGCCTGATGCTGGCCTCCGGCGTCATCGGCCTGCTGTCCTTCTTCCTCAGCGACGAGGCCTTCCTGGCCTGGGGCTGGCGTGTGGCCTTCATCCTCAGCGCCGTGCTGGTGGGCGTGGGCGCCTACATCCGCATCTCCGTCCAGGAGACCCAGGACTTCTCCTCCGCCAGGAAGAAGACCGAGCAGGTCAAGTACCCCATCCTTGCCGCCTTCAAGCATTATCCCCGCACCCTCACGGCCTGCGTGGGCGCCCGCTTCGTGGAAGGCATCGCCTTCAACGTGTTCGGCGTGTTCTCCCTGACCTATCTGACCGGCTCCTGCGGCCTGGACAAGACCGTGAGCCTGTTCATCATCGTGGGCGCCGCCGCCGTCATGGCCGTGGCCATCCCCTTCTGGGGCATGCGCGCCGACACCTGGGGCCGTGCCCGCATCTTCGGCATCGCCGCCATCCTGCTGGGCATCACGGCCTACCCCACCTTCTGGGTGCTGCACAACTACAGCCACAACGTGCTGCTGGTCTTCCTGGCCATCGCCCTGCCCTTCGGCATCATCTACGGCGCGGCCTACGCCACCATGTCCAGCCTGTTCTCCGGCAGTTTCGAGCCCACGGTGCGCTACTCCGCGGTCTCCTTCATCTACCAGTTCTCCGGGATCTTCGCTTCGGGCCTGACCCCCATGATCGCCACCATGCTGGTCAGCAGCAACGCCGGCCAGCCCTGGTACCTCTGCGGGTACCTGCTGGTCGCGGCGGTCATCAGCAGCCTGAGCACCATCTGGATCACCCGTCTCCACGGCAGGGAAGCCCTGCCGCACGAGCCGGAAGAGACCTCCGCCCGGTAGTCCGTCCGCCTGCCTGCCTCCCTCACTCCTTGCCAGGGGGCGGACGGAGACAGCGCCCGGAGCAAAGCCGGGCATGGGACACCAAAGGGGGACGGCCTGTCAGGCCGTCCCCCTTTCCTTTTGCGGCGCGCCGCCATCCAGCCGCAGCCTCCCGCCCGCGCAGCGCGGGCACAGGCATGGCCGGAGCACCGGGGCCATCCGGCCCCGCCGGCGTCAAAAATCAAGACTGAACTGCATGCCGAGCCCCAGGGAAGGCTCATTCTCCTCGGGCCGGGATTTCTTGCCCCATTCATTGTGCTCGTCCCTGAGCATCAGTTCCGGGCCGATGGTCAGCGAGGCGTCGTCGCTGTCCATGACATCGGCATAGGCCCGGACCACATGCCGCCGTTCCAGGGGCCGCGCCTCGTCGGGACGGGCCTCGCTCGACGGCAGTTCCGCACGCCAAACGGAGTCGTCGCGCCGGATGTTCATGCCGAGACGGCTTTTTTCCTCCGCTTCCCTTTCGGCCTCCCTGGCCTTGCGGGACTCGGCCCTGGCCTGACGGTCGGCCTCACGCAGGGCATGCTCGATGCTGGAGGAATTGCCCCTGTCCCGGCCGATGGCCCGCTTGTGCAGGGATTCCGTCTCCACGCCGTCATGCCACAGGGCATCGTTCCTGTCGCGGGACGTGCCGAAGCTCCAGGCCTGCCCGCCCTTGCCGCTGCCCGCAGCGGCCTTGCCCGCCGGGGCCTGGGGCGCCCTGCCCTTCTCCGCCGCCATGACCGGCCCGGACGCAAGGGAGACCACCAGGAAGGACAGGGACAGGGAAGCCAAAAACAAACGTACCATATGCAGCATGGATGCAGGATATCCGCCATGCCGCCGGCTTGTAAAGACATGCCCGCCGCAGGCCGTCCCCTGCCCCGCAGGGGAGAGGCCAGAGCATGGAGAAAGCTCCGATGACGGATCAAAGACCGTCCCCTGCCCCGCGGGATGGCCCGTGATGGCCATTTCGCCTTTTCCGCTCCCCTCCCGGCAACGGGCACGAAAAAAGGAAGGGCGCCCGAAAGCGCCCTTCCTGCGGATCTTCGGAACCGGAAGTGCCTACTGCCTGGCGGCGGGCTGCTCCTTGGCAGGAGCGGCCGCGGGCTGGGAGGCCTTCTGGCCGGCGGCGTCATGGATCTTGACCAGCTCTTCCGCGTCAGCCACCGGGAAGGACGGCTTGACGTTGGGATCCTGCCAGCCGCCGCCCAGGGCCATGCACACGCTGACCACGGCATTGAGGCGGTCACGCAGGGCATTGGCCAGGCTCAGCTCGGCGCTGAACAGCTGGCGTTCGGCATCCAGCACGGTCAGATAGTCGGTATAGCCGTTGTCGTACTGCAGGCGCGCGATCTCCACGGCGCGGCGCAGGCTGTCCACCTGGGCCTGGCTGGCGGCCACGATGGCGTCGGCCTCGCGCTGGGAGGTGAGGGACGTGCGCACGTCCTTGAAGGCGTTCTGCACCGTCTTGCGGTACACGGCGATGGCCGCTTCCTTCTGGGCCTCGGCATCCTTGACGTTGTACCAGGTGCGGCCGAAGTCCAGCAGCGGCATGGAGCCCGTCACACCGTAGCTCCAGGCGCCCGCGGGCCCGCTGAACAGGTTCACCACGCTGGCGCTGAGGGTGCCCAGCATGCCCGTCAGGGAGATGGACGGGAAGAACTCGG
This is a stretch of genomic DNA from Desulfovibrio piger. It encodes these proteins:
- a CDS encoding MFS transporter, translated to MSDTPNNGHCQQNLRRVVISSLIGAVIEWYDFFLYGVVAGIVFNKIYFPDFDPTVGTVLAFATFAVGFVARPLGGIVFGHFGDKLGRKKMLVLTLEIMGVATVGIGLVPSYETIGILAPILLVLCRLAQGIGIGGEWGGAVLMAFESAPPHKRAFYGSLPQVGLALGLMLASGVIGLLSFFLSDEAFLAWGWRVAFILSAVLVGVGAYIRISVQETQDFSSARKKTEQVKYPILAAFKHYPRTLTACVGARFVEGIAFNVFGVFSLTYLTGSCGLDKTVSLFIIVGAAAVMAVAIPFWGMRADTWGRARIFGIAAILLGITAYPTFWVLHNYSHNVLLVFLAIALPFGIIYGAAYATMSSLFSGSFEPTVRYSAVSFIYQFSGIFASGLTPMIATMLVSSNAGQPWYLCGYLLVAAVISSLSTIWITRLHGREALPHEPEETSAR
- a CDS encoding TRAP transporter large permease subunit, which encodes MRENVQGKSGLFPWLNENFEKIFMVTGLLAIILFITWQVIYRYIITQFIERAGAAVWTEELSRYIFIWISYLALSAAIRKRSSIRVDILYDRLPERLQNISWIIVESLFLVLTGVIAYFGWGQIERLLTFPQHTTALRIPFLVPYLVLPLGFGLMCLRLLQRIQGQVRVCGPLDSLLGFALAAAIISPWYLADYLEPLPVLFGYFALLCVIGVPIAISLGLATLATIICSQTLPIEYMAQVCFTSIDSFPIMAIPFFIAAGEYMGAGGLSKRLLDLADEIVGGLYGGIGLTAVVTCMFFGAISGSGPATVAAIGALTIPAMIERGYDRFFAAALVAAAGCVGVMIPPSNPFVVYGVSSQVSIGDLFMGGIVPGILTGLVLMLYCYFHARKHGWRGEQKERNWRTLGGAFWEAKWALVVPVIVLGGIYGGIMTPTEAAAVAAFYGLIVGVFLYREMDFKSVCASCVRSCETSSVIIVLMAMATLFGNIMTIEDVPGTIARWMLGITESRIIILLLINVLLLIVGVFMEALAAIVILTPILLPVVTGVGVSPLHFGIIMVVNLAIGFLTPPVGVNLFVASGVAQARIERIAVAVLPMIALLLAVLGIITYCPSVPLLLVR
- a CDS encoding TRAP transporter substrate-binding protein, which encodes MRKRTVLALALALILGFSTAALAERPLVLRLGHPMAPGNNVTVGYEKFKQLVEEKSHRKIRIQLFPNCQLGSDRVTTEAAQAGTLDLSSSSTPNLASFSKAYMAIDLPYVTSPAHQQALYKALDEGRLGDALREASRKIGLETLMFSEFGYRNFVAASKPLTDAASLMNLKVRTTDSPVEVAVATELGMNPAPIAWGETYTALQQGTVDAEGNTFSLLNDARHTEVLKYAVNSEHNYSMHVLLMNKKKWDSLTPEQQGILREAAREASDWQRKESVALEEKAWQAFRDRGITIHMLTDAERAELKARTRPAYEAFAREVPADILQLLEETQK
- a CDS encoding amidohydrolase family protein; the encoded protein is MNVIDFRFRPNTPEIINGIKNSTMFKAACEVIGFDQRKPQPLDEIVADLDAMGVELGVITGRDAETTYGFPANNNSVLEFCRAYPDKFVGLWGIDPHKKMAAVREIEKVVREYGMKGIAIDPYLAHMPASDARFYPLYTKCCELDVPVFITMAPPPCVPGAILEYADPRDVDKVARDFPELTLIMSHGGYPFVDAAIYTCQRNANVYMDISEYERSPQVETYVKAMCTTISDKVLFASAHPFIELRDALDAYAAFPFTDEVRGKIMYENARKVLKLA